In a single window of the Chondrocystis sp. NIES-4102 genome:
- a CDS encoding CHP91-containing protein produces MADKNAKDNISAREVNYNQHLILLYRFYAKSLFMPIRIRQHVNPLARKFQQPIPIPNWAEIYDKSDRPLHLDIGCARGKFLLAMAQLHPERNFLGIEIRKSLVIDANEVKQELGLTNLHYLFGSINASTSLLASLPHNTLKTISIQFPDPWFKKRHNKRRVVQPELVEALVTHLAIAGEVFLQSDIEEVAIEMRDRFAIYPCLTQQHSTTWLATNPLAVATERELYVLEQNLPVYRVLYTKFAEL; encoded by the coding sequence ATGGCAGACAAAAACGCCAAAGATAATATTTCAGCCCGTGAGGTAAATTACAATCAACATCTAATATTGCTATACAGGTTTTATGCAAAAAGTCTATTTATGCCTATTCGTATTCGTCAGCACGTTAACCCTTTAGCTAGAAAGTTTCAGCAACCAATCCCTATACCCAATTGGGCAGAAATATATGACAAAAGCGATCGCCCTTTACATTTAGATATAGGTTGTGCGCGGGGTAAATTTTTGTTAGCTATGGCGCAGTTGCATCCAGAAAGAAATTTTTTAGGTATTGAAATTCGTAAGTCGTTAGTTATTGATGCTAATGAAGTTAAGCAGGAATTAGGTTTAACTAATTTACATTATCTATTTGGTAGTATTAACGCTTCCACAAGTTTATTAGCTTCTTTGCCCCACAACACCTTAAAAACTATTTCGATTCAATTTCCCGATCCTTGGTTTAAAAAGCGACATAATAAACGTCGGGTAGTGCAACCAGAATTAGTAGAAGCCTTAGTTACCCATCTGGCGATCGCAGGAGAAGTTTTTTTACAATCTGATATTGAGGAAGTAGCTATAGAGATGCGCGATCGCTTTGCTATTTATCCTTGTTTAACTCAGCAGCATTCTACAACCTGGCTTGCTACTAACCCTTTAGCAGTGGCGACAGAAAGGGAATTGTATGTTTTGGAGCAAAATTTACCTGTGTATCGCGTTTTATATACTAAATTTGCTGAGTTGTAA
- a CDS encoding malate dehydrogenase (oxaloacetate-decarboxylating) gives MVDLNPSASYALQVELEIPNRPGALASIMSTIAAFGGSLGDIVLLQRNLKFTQRELMIDASSTEQGDKIIEAIKSLPSVKVLGYSDRTFAIHQGGKITVDSKIPLNSQSDLAMAYTPGVGRICRAIAEDPAQVYNLTVKGNMVAVVTDGSAVLGLGNLGAEASLPVMEGKALLFKKFANIDAFPIALDTQNSEEIIKAVKQLAPVFGGINLEDIAAPRCFEIEQRLRQELDIPVFHDDQHGTAIVVLAALYNALKLIGKDITEVKIVINGAGAAGIAIAQLLRKAGANNMIICDSQGILSTQRQDLNPEKREFAQEIEGKLENAMENADIFLGVSAPGVVTPDMVHTMAQQPIVFAMANPIPEIQPELIYDNVAVMATGRSDYPNQINNVLAFPGVFRGALDCRASAITTNMYLEAAKAIADLVDEADLDREHIIPSVFDPRVSSAVAQAVCRAAQQDNVAQKPMTTK, from the coding sequence ATGGTAGATTTAAACCCCAGTGCAAGCTACGCGTTGCAAGTAGAATTAGAAATTCCCAACCGCCCAGGTGCTTTAGCTTCAATTATGAGTACGATCGCTGCTTTCGGGGGTAGTCTGGGAGATATTGTGCTACTGCAACGAAATCTTAAATTTACCCAGCGAGAATTAATGATTGATGCTTCTAGTACCGAACAAGGGGATAAAATCATTGAAGCAATAAAAAGCCTACCTAGTGTTAAAGTCTTGGGATATAGCGATCGCACTTTCGCCATTCATCAGGGAGGAAAAATTACTGTAGATAGTAAAATACCTCTTAATTCCCAATCAGATTTAGCTATGGCTTATACTCCAGGTGTGGGTAGAATTTGCCGAGCGATCGCTGAAGATCCCGCCCAGGTTTATAATTTAACCGTCAAAGGTAATATGGTGGCAGTGGTAACAGATGGCAGTGCCGTATTAGGTTTGGGTAACTTAGGGGCAGAAGCCTCTTTACCTGTGATGGAGGGGAAAGCTTTACTATTTAAAAAATTTGCTAATATTGATGCCTTTCCTATTGCCTTAGATACTCAAAATAGCGAAGAAATAATTAAGGCGGTTAAACAGCTTGCGCCTGTATTTGGGGGTATAAACTTGGAAGATATTGCAGCCCCACGTTGTTTTGAAATCGAACAGAGATTGCGTCAAGAGCTTGATATACCTGTATTTCACGACGATCAACACGGTACGGCAATTGTAGTTTTAGCAGCCTTGTATAACGCTTTAAAGTTGATTGGGAAAGATATAACTGAAGTTAAAATTGTCATCAATGGGGCAGGGGCTGCGGGTATTGCGATCGCTCAACTGTTACGTAAAGCAGGAGCAAATAACATGATCATTTGTGACTCCCAAGGCATTCTTTCTACTCAACGTCAGGATTTAAACCCTGAAAAAAGAGAATTTGCTCAGGAAATAGAAGGCAAATTAGAGAATGCTATGGAAAATGCGGATATCTTCTTAGGTGTGAGTGCGCCAGGGGTAGTAACACCAGATATGGTTCATACTATGGCACAACAACCTATTGTTTTTGCTATGGCAAATCCGATACCCGAAATTCAACCTGAATTAATCTATGATAATGTCGCTGTCATGGCAACAGGGCGTAGTGATTATCCTAATCAGATTAATAATGTGTTAGCCTTTCCTGGGGTTTTTCGAGGAGCATTAGATTGTCGAGCTTCGGCAATTACTACCAATATGTATTTAGAAGCAGCTAAAGCGATCGCTGATTTAGTTGATGAGGCAGATTTAGATCGTGAACATATTATTCCTTCTGTGTTTGATCCGCGAGTATCATCCGCAGTAGCGCAAGCAGTATGTCGGGCTGCCCAACAAGATAATGTTGCCCAAAAACCAATGACTACTAAATAA